A genomic stretch from Lysobacterales bacterium includes:
- a CDS encoding sigma-70 family RNA polymerase sigma factor, with translation MSAGFRDDIATDLLDALRRGSPQALAAVYDRWAGGVHTLALRVLGQPEAAEDLVQDLFLKLPRASRRYRGDAPFGAWLRRLAANLTIDRLRERRRLVSLDQARSELASSGGGNAARIDADRLLRRLSPSARLLLLLHAVEGWTHEELAAAFGHSSSWSKSLLARALRRLRASLPDYEVTDGLADAD, from the coding sequence ATGAGCGCCGGTTTTCGCGATGACATTGCCACCGACCTGCTGGATGCGCTGCGCCGGGGCAGTCCGCAGGCGCTGGCCGCCGTCTACGACCGTTGGGCGGGCGGTGTGCATACCCTCGCATTGCGCGTGCTGGGCCAGCCGGAGGCTGCCGAGGACCTGGTCCAGGACCTGTTCCTTAAGCTGCCCCGGGCCAGCCGCCGCTACCGGGGCGACGCGCCGTTCGGCGCATGGCTGCGCAGGCTCGCCGCGAACCTCACCATCGACCGCCTGCGCGAACGCCGCCGCCTGGTCTCCCTCGACCAGGCCCGAAGCGAGCTGGCGAGCAGTGGCGGCGGCAATGCCGCACGCATCGATGCCGACCGCCTGCTGCGCCGACTGTCGCCCTCGGCGCGGCTGCTGCTCCTGTTGCATGCGGTGGAGGGCTGGACCCACGAGGAGCTCGCTGCCGCGTTCGGCCATTCGTCCAGCTGGTCCAAGTCGCTGCTGGCGCGAGCGCTGCGCAGGCTGCGTGCCAGCCTGCCCGACTACGAGGTGACCGATGGCCTTGCCGACGCCGACTGA
- a CDS encoding PDZ domain-containing protein, translating to MIRIRPRPFRRLAAAALAVCLAGSAFAQHGGDPVEDAFRLALLRLSQDGLLDPGTTARVIERPAEKVANFGALVDREEADGLRVLGTLPGGSAERIGLRSGDVLLAANGTELRGAGAGERMRDLLAGMDDGAPVRFDLLRDGRRQQLAGTMQVLELPAVRVELMGETTAAGDPDSVCARLSTFPVPSRSRQLHPARLLAVEGGLPGPSSQDTFRVAPGRYRLTLAEDIDSREFSAIANRQRSRGGQRQAVLELEVQAGITYLLAARLLPERRERILEGGYWQPVVWRQRNEPCR from the coding sequence GTGATCCGAATCCGCCCTCGTCCGTTCCGCCGCCTCGCCGCTGCAGCGCTCGCCGTCTGCCTGGCAGGCAGCGCCTTCGCCCAGCACGGCGGGGATCCGGTCGAGGACGCTTTCCGCCTTGCCCTGCTGCGGTTGAGCCAGGACGGCCTGCTCGATCCGGGCACGACGGCGCGGGTGATCGAACGTCCCGCAGAGAAGGTCGCCAACTTCGGCGCCCTGGTCGACCGCGAGGAGGCCGATGGCCTGCGGGTGCTCGGCACCCTGCCCGGCGGCAGCGCCGAGCGCATCGGCTTGCGCAGCGGCGACGTGCTGCTGGCCGCCAATGGCACCGAACTGCGTGGCGCCGGCGCCGGCGAACGCATGCGCGACCTGCTGGCCGGCATGGACGACGGCGCGCCGGTGCGCTTCGATCTGCTCCGGGACGGTCGTCGCCAGCAGCTCGCCGGCACCATGCAGGTTCTTGAGCTGCCTGCCGTGCGGGTCGAGCTGATGGGCGAGACGACCGCCGCCGGCGATCCGGACTCGGTCTGCGCCCGGCTCAGCACTTTCCCGGTGCCGTCGCGCTCCCGCCAGCTGCATCCGGCACGGCTGCTGGCGGTGGAAGGCGGCCTGCCCGGACCCTCCAGCCAGGACACCTTCCGTGTGGCGCCCGGGCGCTACCGGTTGACGCTGGCCGAGGACATCGACAGCCGCGAGTTCAGCGCGATCGCCAACCGGCAGCGGTCGCGGGGCGGACAACGCCAGGCCGTGCTGGAACTCGAGGTCCAGGCCGGCATCACCTACCTGCTTGCCGCCCGATTGTTGCCTGAACGCCGCGAACGCATCCTCGAAGGGGGCTATTGGCAGCCGGTGGTCTGGCGCCAGCGCAACGAGCCCTGCCGCTGA